In Bos indicus isolate NIAB-ARS_2022 breed Sahiwal x Tharparkar chromosome 25, NIAB-ARS_B.indTharparkar_mat_pri_1.0, whole genome shotgun sequence, the DNA window tgaattcAGCTCCCTTTTCTGAAACCcaactctttctttcctctttcctcttgttGCTTCCCTCTTCCCACACGCTTTTTACTTATTCAGGCCACTCACCAGAAGCCCACCGCGTTCTTCCAATGGGCGCCCTGACTGTCTTGCAGCCGAGGCCGAGGTGCCAGGTCTGTCTCCTCCCctgaaaaggggagaaaaagagggCATGACCCCCACCCCAGTCTCAGGTGCACGATGGTCCCATGGATATTCTCCCGGGGCCGACCAGCGCCCGAGCCTGTCAGGTACGTCGCGAGGACAGAGGAAGTCAATCCCGTGAGGGTCGGCGGCTATACTCACCCTCGGAATCCGAAAGGCGCCGCGGTGAGCCCGCACAGCCTCCCATGGCATCAAGTTCTGGTCCCCCAGGGAGTCCGAAGTCAGCGAGAGTTCAAAGTTGGCTCCAATGGGACGGATGAGGATCTGAGACAGGTAAGAGGGATCAACGCCCCATTGCCGTCCCAGCTCCGAGTCAGCTGCACTCACGTCCGGCGAGCCACGACCCTAACCCGGGGCTCCATCTCCCGCCCTCGCACGCCCTACCACGCCCCGCTGTCGGACTCTGCCCCCGTCCCCTCTAAAGCAGTGGGCCCTGCAGCCTGTACCTTTAAGAGCAGCTGAACATTTCGCACCCGCACCCTTAAACAGACAGTCACGTGACAGCACCGGTGGGTCCCTCATCACGTGCTTCAAGGTCCTCACCACTTCCGGGTCTTCTCTCTGACTTCGTTTTAGACCTTCCCAACTTCGGCGCGTAGGAGAGATAGAGGCTGGGAGAACCCTGGAACCACCGGTTTAAAACTGGTGTGTATAGGATAAGCAAGAAGAGCCATGATGTTAGGCAGCAGCGCCCAAGGCCTTGAACGTTGTGCCAGCACTAGTCATGGCTACCAACGGCTTCAGCTTCTATCACGGCCTGCAACTGCCAGAAACAAATATGGCCACACAGCTACCCCCGACTCTTTCTGGCTGACAACAAAGGCAGCCGCATCACATCATTCTTATTCCTATCTGTTGCCTTTAGATTGCTTTAGAAACTGTAAGTAAAGATAGCACCCACCTAAAAAGATTTCATGACTTATCTCTTGGCAGTATCCAAGAGTTAAGAGAACTCTTTTCTTAATTTATGTTAGAACCAAGGTAGGTCAATCctggttttacagatgagaaaacaaaaaaggaaagctaCTGATGATCATACAACATCAGACCTAAAGGTGACTTTAGAAACTCGGCATTAAGAATAGAGCACCATGGGCAAGGTTGCTGGCTGAGCTGGCTGCAGATTCCTGCCTGCATTAAGGGTGCTTAGACCAAATGATTCTAAGGCCGGAGATTATGAGTCTGCGATTTCATCTAGTTCCTCTCATTGAAAATTTGGAAAGTGAGGCTCCAGGAGGGGATAGAGGAAGAGGTGTAGATTAAAGTCATTTCACGTAGTCCCAAATAAGGAGCATTTATTCTCTTACCTTCCTCTAGGTGGTAAAGTAGCATCCTGCATTTTCTTCATCACGTCCTTCCCCTGCTAATCTCTCTTGTGAGGTTCCAACAGTCAGTGCCCACCTCTCCCAGCTCTTCCTCCCCACCAGGCCCTCAGACTTGCTGTTTGAAATGTACCCCCTTTGGTATGCTTCCCAGATCACTCAACCAGTGAAAAACAGGATCCTACTACCCATACTGGCTCTAGAAATTCAGCAGCATGTCATACATGGCCTCCTCCTTCAAGGAACTCGAAGGTGGGAGGTAGACATGAATAACCACAATACAAAGTGTAGCCAAGTTTCGTTTTGCAAGAATGACTACAGATGAGCTAATGGGCGCTGGAGCCACCAATCCAgctctttcttcctcttggggAAGCATTAATGACCCTGAAATGGGAAACCAGAGCTCTTACCAGCCCCCTGCTCACTCCTACTTGTCCCCAGGCAAAACAGGAACCACAAACCCCAGCTTCCTCTCACAGAGAGGCTGTGGCTTTGAGGGGAGACGGAAATGGCCGAGGTGTAAATACAAGACCTGAGTCACTTGAGCTGCAGTTGCCCCTTACTGCCTCAGTAGACCCCAATTCTGAGGTCTCCAGCTCCCACTTTTCCCTTTTGGTCTTCTTCCCTTGCTCTCTAGCTCCAAATACACATCCACATCCCTTATGTGATAGATACCTATTTCCCAACCTGCGCTGGAAGCATCTGTGGGCAGGGCTTGGGGTGGGGATACGTCAGGAAGAGACAGGGGAAGAGGAAGTGTCTTGGGTACTGGGGAAGACTGGTTCGGTGGGTGGGGACAGTCATTATCCGTTTTCTGGacacacagacagagacagacaggatGGATTTCCTCCGGCTACATCTCCCTGGGCTGCATCAGGCCTTGAGGGGGGCACTGGTGAGAGGGGCATAGAGATGCTGGAGACTTTCACCCTGCTCTCTAGGGCCtcaccttcctttctccctttgaGTCTCTCCTCAGACCCAGATTCCTTCCCCAGGATCATGCAGCCTGTTAGCCCAATATTCTCCGGATTTCAATCCCCCAATCCCCGCAAACACATCCACAGACCTCTCATCTAGGCCCTTTCCTACTCCTTCTGCAGATCCTGTCCTCCTCTTTCCCCCAGATCCTAGAACCCCTCTTTCTTATCCTGAGTTCCTCTGGTCCAGGACCCCCAGGGAAAGGGCTGGGCCTCCCCTTAATGCCTTTTgtctccttccctcttttttcCTAGGAGTCTCTCAGCACCTTTGTTTCCTACCTTATAGGAGATGAAGTCCCCACTGTAGAGAGGAAGGAGGCATGTGCAGCTGAGGAACTGAGGGAGGTGGCTGCAGGAAGGCCCCTGGGGAAGGTGGAAGAGGAAGCCCAGGAGGCCCTGGAGGGTCTTGGAGGCAGTCAAAGCAAGGAGGATGGAGGGCTGAGACAGCCTGGAGAGACTGGAAGATGCTGGGAGGAAAGCTCAGCTACAGAACAGACCCggggtgggggagaaggcagCTCTTGTGGGTCTCAAGCTGAGAGGCAGGACACTGAGGACTGGGAGGCAGCCAAAGCCATCAGATGCCAGGATTCAGGTATCCCCGTGGAGGCCAGAAAGAAGTCTGAGGCAGGGTCTGAGGCTGGTCAAGATAGGAGGAGCCAAGCTCTGGAGAGCCAGGAGCATGAGCAGGAAGTGAAGAGAGAGGAGACACTGGGAACACGGgaatgggaggaggaagaggtcaGGGCAGCAGAGTCAGTGGCGGGAGGGGTGGAGTCAGAGCGGGCCTGGCACAAGAAGCCTGAGGGGAAGGCCGGTGCTGACGGGCACAAGGTGGCAGGGGATGGCAAGGAGTCAGAGCAGGTGGTCAGTGAGGCAGCCGCAGAGGAGATCCAGGGCCCTGGGGCCAAAGGGgctgggagggaagaaggggtgCCAGTGGTCAGGTGTGGCCGAAGCACAAGGGCACAGGGGACGCAGGAACCAGGGGCAGAATTTGAGGATGGGGAAGGCTTGGTCAGGGAGGAGGCTGACCTCCCAGGAGTCGAGGAGACAGAATATGGGGCAGTCCCAGGAGAAAGGATCCCAGAGGGTACTGGGAGAGTCTGGGCCCTAGAGGAGACCTCCAAGAGAgaccaggaggaggaggtggatgAGAACAGAGAGACCGAAGCAAGCCTGTTCCCTGAACAGACCCAGGTCCTAGGAACCGGGAGAGTGGAAGAAGAAGCCAAAGGCCAGGCAGCAGGGAGGGAGGCTGAGGAAGGTCCGAGGTCAGTGGGGGAGGTAAGGGAGGGCTTTGAGGACCAGGCAGATCGGGCTGAGGAAGAGGCCGTGGGGAGGCAAGACTCAGAGGTCAAGGCTGGACAAGCCAGTCTCAAGGAGGTAGTACAAACAGAGGAGGCTGAGGAGCAGAAGAAGGAGAGTTGCTCGGCCGCAGAGGCTGAGCTGCCCCAGGACAAAGTAGCCAATGAGGCTGAAGGGGATGCTGACTTGGAGGCAACCCCAGAGGCCAGGCCCGAGCAGTTCAATGGGGAGAGCGGGGAGGGAGAGACTCAGACAGGGAATGAAGCACTGGAGGGGGAGTGGGGTGGCCTTGAGCACAAGGTCACTGAAGGCCAAGAACCTGAGCTGATGGGAGGCCCACAGACCACAGCAGAGCAACTTGAAGAAGGGCCGGTGGGTAAAGAAGAGCTCCGGAGCATTCTAGCCCCAAGCAgagaggagacagggaggagCCTGCAGGAATATCCCAGGCACGTGGGGCATGTGAAGCCTAACAGCTCTGTGGCCAAAGCCtgggaaaacagaagaaaggatgTGGAGAGAGATGATGCCCAGGAGGAAAAAGGAGATGCtgaagagggggaggaggaggctaCAAGAGGCCAGGCATCCGTGGTGGAGGCTGGAGGAGGCCAAGAGTTGGCACGGCCAGCGATCCCAGAGGCAGGTGGGGAGTGGATGGAAGcaaaggaggcctggcatggagCAGAGGAGGGGGAGGCCCTGGGAGCAGAGAACCAGGAGCGGGGCACAAGGCTCGGGGCAGAGGCAGGGACCAGCCAGTTCCTGGGAGAGTCGGACACCAGAGAAACCCAGGAGGAAGAGGTAGAGGCCCCTGGGCCCTGCAGGGAGGACAGAGCCTCCAGGagaggctggaggctggaggcagaggcTGTGAGCCTCCAGGGCATCGAGGGACTGGAGGCAAATTCTTTGGCTGTCGAGATGGTGGAGGATAAGGCAGCTTTGGAAGGAGGGGCCCTTGGGCCTGGGGAAGGGCCTGAAAGAGAGGCTGGGGATGCCTTTGGGAGAGGCTGGGActtggaagggagagaggaagctcACAGAGGTGAAGAGCTGGTGGAGGCtgcagagggagagaagagaagggggcaggagtTTGGCCTGGAGGGCTCAGCTGAGGAGGAGGTGCCTGGCGGAGGTAGCCAAGCAGAGGCCCTTGAGGTTACCCTGGAGGGTGAGCCAGAGGGAGAGCCGGTGGGGCTGGGGGAATCAGCAGGGGCAGAAGGAATCTGTGGGGTGGATGACTTTCCCTCGGGCTCGCAGGAGCTGAGGGCAGAGGACCTCCCCGGAGGGCAGGCACTGTGGGAAGGAGAGACTGGGGGATGGCGAGTGAGGGAGCAGGGGCAGAGTGGTGAGGCGCAGCATGGGAACCAGCACCCCGAGGAGGGAAAAACACAAAGGCCCCTTGACGTGGAGGATGCCGGGGTGACTGGAGGCCAAAAGGCAGAGGCCGCAGAGACTGATCCAGGAGGCCTGGAGGCTGTCCAAGGCCTGGAGGGTGTCCAAGGCCAGGAGGGCCAGTCGACCGATGAGGACCCTGCGGAGGCTGGGCCTGGACCACAAAGGGAGGCTGACGGGAGTGCTGGACAGGATGCTCACGGCAAGTGGGGTGAGGTGAGTGCTCCGGGTGGGGTCCAGGGCGGGACAGAGCAAAATCCCAAAGCTGTAGCTGGCCCCGTGGTACCCTGTGCCCTCTTCCCTATAGGCCCTGCTCCCCGGGTCCCGCCTGGACGTCTCTGTCTCGAGGAGCCGAGTATTCCTGTCCCGCAGCTCCTCGCAGCGCCGCTCCCGGCCCTCTTTCCGCCGGACCCCGGTCCCTGAGCCACCCGAGGGGCCTCCCAGCCCTCCACCTGAGGAGGAGCCATCAGCCCCAGGGCAGAGAATCCAGCCAGAGCAGCCACCGGAGCCAAGGTCCCCCAGGCCTGAAGGGACTCCACTGCCGGCCAGGAGAAGTCCCTTGGGACAAGGGTGAGCACAGTGTGGTGGGGTGGCCCGGCCAGCCTGGGGAAGAGGCTGACAGCACCTGGAGGCCAGCTCCCCATGGCCTGTCTTCCATTTGCAGGTTTGGCCTGGCACACCCAGGCATGATGCAGGAACTGCGAGCCCGGCTGGGCCAGCCAAAGCCCCAGTGACTGGGATTCAAGGCCCCGGGAGCCAGGCGCCGAGCAAGGCTTCTGGGACGGCTGGATTGAACCCTGCTCAGCCTGACTCCCTCTGTCACTTTGGACACATCCTTTTCACACACCCCCAACCTCCCCCCTGGGCCTGAGTTGCTGCGTGTGTCACCGTGGAGCAGACAGAACCAGATGCCGGCGAGAACTGTGAACTTAAGGAGTCTGCCTCTTCAGTGTGGCTGATGGACCCCTGCCCTGCTGGGGTTGCCTCTCTCTGAGGGCCTGCCTTGCCTGCCTCCTAAATCCATCTCAGCTGCTCAGAAGACCGAGTGAAAACAGAGACAGTTCTCCCTACAGCCTTCCCTCTCGGACGGCACCCACTCTTTGCTCTTCCCAACCCCGTCCCTGACCAGGCCCTCGGCGCTGTGGAGGAGGAACGCAAACCTCTGAGGTTGAAGCCAGCTTGGAGGAAAGGGTCATTGCTCCATTTGCAATCAAAGGGAAGCATTCTGGTTGCTTGGAACTTCCAGAATGGGAGCTGAGTCCAGGAACTCTGCTGGTTACTATGGCAACCACCAGCTGAACAAACCAGAGTGGGAGAAGGTGGGCCAGAAACCCTCAAAATGGAGGAGCAGAGAGGAGTCCAGGGTGGCCAAAAGCTGCAGCCTCTGCGCCAGGGCCCCTCAGGGTGTCAGGCACCCCTTCTCTGGAAAGAAACCAAggcagagagagggtgggagTGCTTTATTAGACAGCATGGTGGCCTAGTCTGAGGATGACTAGCAGGCCCCCATTACAATAAATAAACCTTCATTTttctaaacaataaataaatatctaagaaataaatatctgaCAAGGACCAGAGGGGCCTTAAGTTATTGGGTAGGGTGTGGGATGGGGTTGTGCCTTGTCTAAGGCAAATGAGCTGGAGGCTGTCTGATGGCCCAGACTCCAGTCCTCAAGTCCTAATGGGTTCAGCCAAGAGGTCACTCCATcagggctgggagctgggtgtGGGGAACCCCAAGGCCTGGACTGAGTTCCCGGCCCGGGAGAGCAGCAGCAAGTCCCGCACGGTCCGAGATAAGACAAGTTCCAAGGAGTGTAGCAACCGGTAAGTGTAGAGGAACCGGGACCAGGACACCTGGGCAGATATCTGCAAGggggcacccagagcccctggaaGCAGTCCTTTTTCCTCCTCATTCTCATGCTCTTCAGGAAGGTTGAATCCTGCAGCCAGCACCTGCAAGGAGAGGCCCAGGGGGTCAGAGAATGGCCAGCCTGGGACCCCAAGTGAAACCTTATCTCTTTCTGTGCCCCATGGTATAGAGTGACATCAGAGACCACAAAGTTAAGATTTCCCTGGATAACCCCTACTTCACATCTTCCATGATGTCATCGTTTCATGTGAACTGCCTGATTCATTTTTTGGttcaaaaaaaaattggaagtcaCAAGGCAAGATGGTGCTCACAGAGCAGGCTGTTACCCAGGATTGCCCTGGGGACTGGGGGTTCTGGaagttcctctctctctctcttttttctttttttggttgtggTCCAGGGTTTAAGgatgttccccaaccagggattgaacctggtccccAGGAGTGAAAGTCTGGAGTCCTAAGAGGCTTAGTAGGAGTctcactaggccaccagggaaccagaAGCTCCTCTCTCAAGAGTCATCTTAGGATCAGAAATGGGCATAAAGGTGATCTGGTTAGTTTTTATGCTGTCTTCCTTTTCTATTCTCCTTTTATTAAGGATAAAATTCCTATTTCCCTTTGAAATGTTCAAGAAAATCTGgtgatgtcagaggatgagagagaaggAAACCTAATTGGCTGCAGGACCTGCTGATGCTAGGTGCTGTCCTGGCGTCTCTCATTTAAGACCAAGACCCCAAGAGAAGAGATTCAGGGGGCAGAGCCAGGGCCTCGTGCacctacacatacacactcacacacacacacacacagcatctcCTTCCAGACACCCTATGTCTGGGCAGGGGGAGTGTTTTAAAAGGGagccaatgaaaaataaaagaaaaaactac includes these proteins:
- the APOBR gene encoding apolipoprotein B receptor isoform X1; its protein translation is MVPWIFSRGRPAPEPVRYVARTEEVNPVRVGGYTHPRNPKGAAVSPHSLPWHQVLVPQGVRSQREFKVGSNGTDEDLRQESLSTFVSYLIGDEVPTVERKEACAAEELREVAAGRPLGKVEEEAQEALEGLGGSQSKEDGGLRQPGETGRCWEESSATEQTRGGGEGSSCGSQAERQDTEDWEAAKAIRCQDSGIPVEARKKSEAGSEAGQDRRSQALESQEHEQEVKREETLGTREWEEEEVRAAESVAGGVESERAWHKKPEGKAGADGHKVAGDGKESEQVVSEAAAEEIQGPGAKGAGREEGVPVVRCGRSTRAQGTQEPGAEFEDGEGLVREEADLPGVEETEYGAVPGERIPEGTGRVWALEETSKRDQEEEVDENRETEASLFPEQTQVLGTGRVEEEAKGQAAGREAEEGPRSVGEVREGFEDQADRAEEEAVGRQDSEVKAGQASLKEVVQTEEAEEQKKESCSAAEAELPQDKVANEAEGDADLEATPEARPEQFNGESGEGETQTGNEALEGEWGGLEHKVTEGQEPELMGGPQTTAEQLEEGPVGKEELRSILAPSREETGRSLQEYPRHVGHVKPNSSVAKAWENRRKDVERDDAQEEKGDAEEGEEEATRGQASVVEAGGGQELARPAIPEAGGEWMEAKEAWHGAEEGEALGAENQERGTRLGAEAGTSQFLGESDTRETQEEEVEAPGPCREDRASRRGWRLEAEAVSLQGIEGLEANSLAVEMVEDKAALEGGALGPGEGPEREAGDAFGRGWDLEGREEAHRGEELVEAAEGEKRRGQEFGLEGSAEEEVPGGGSQAEALEVTLEGEPEGEPVGLGESAGAEGICGVDDFPSGSQELRAEDLPGGQALWEGETGGWRVREQGQSGEAQHGNQHPEEGKTQRPLDVEDAGVTGGQKAEAAETDPGGLEAVQGLEGVQGQEGQSTDEDPAEAGPGPQREADGSAGQDAHGKWGEALLPGSRLDVSVSRSRVFLSRSSSQRRSRPSFRRTPVPEPPEGPPSPPPEEEPSAPGQRIQPEQPPEPRSPRPEGTPLPARRSPLGQGFGLAHPGMMQELRARLGQPKPQ
- the APOBR gene encoding apolipoprotein B receptor isoform X2: MDFLRLHLPGLHQALRGALESLSTFVSYLIGDEVPTVERKEACAAEELREVAAGRPLGKVEEEAQEALEGLGGSQSKEDGGLRQPGETGRCWEESSATEQTRGGGEGSSCGSQAERQDTEDWEAAKAIRCQDSGIPVEARKKSEAGSEAGQDRRSQALESQEHEQEVKREETLGTREWEEEEVRAAESVAGGVESERAWHKKPEGKAGADGHKVAGDGKESEQVVSEAAAEEIQGPGAKGAGREEGVPVVRCGRSTRAQGTQEPGAEFEDGEGLVREEADLPGVEETEYGAVPGERIPEGTGRVWALEETSKRDQEEEVDENRETEASLFPEQTQVLGTGRVEEEAKGQAAGREAEEGPRSVGEVREGFEDQADRAEEEAVGRQDSEVKAGQASLKEVVQTEEAEEQKKESCSAAEAELPQDKVANEAEGDADLEATPEARPEQFNGESGEGETQTGNEALEGEWGGLEHKVTEGQEPELMGGPQTTAEQLEEGPVGKEELRSILAPSREETGRSLQEYPRHVGHVKPNSSVAKAWENRRKDVERDDAQEEKGDAEEGEEEATRGQASVVEAGGGQELARPAIPEAGGEWMEAKEAWHGAEEGEALGAENQERGTRLGAEAGTSQFLGESDTRETQEEEVEAPGPCREDRASRRGWRLEAEAVSLQGIEGLEANSLAVEMVEDKAALEGGALGPGEGPEREAGDAFGRGWDLEGREEAHRGEELVEAAEGEKRRGQEFGLEGSAEEEVPGGGSQAEALEVTLEGEPEGEPVGLGESAGAEGICGVDDFPSGSQELRAEDLPGGQALWEGETGGWRVREQGQSGEAQHGNQHPEEGKTQRPLDVEDAGVTGGQKAEAAETDPGGLEAVQGLEGVQGQEGQSTDEDPAEAGPGPQREADGSAGQDAHGKWGEALLPGSRLDVSVSRSRVFLSRSSSQRRSRPSFRRTPVPEPPEGPPSPPPEEEPSAPGQRIQPEQPPEPRSPRPEGTPLPARRSPLGQGFGLAHPGMMQELRARLGQPKPQ